CCGGCCGGCAGTAGCCTGCCCGCATGGATCAGCGGATCACCCTCGTGACGCTCGGCGTCGACGACCTGGCCCGGGCGCGGGCGTTCTACGAAGACGGTCTCGGCTGGCGCCCCGCCGATGCGCCGGACGGCGTCGCCTTCTACCAGCTCCCCGGCATGGCGTTCGCGCTGTGGAGCAGGGAGGAGCTGGCCGCCGACGCCAGGACTCCCGTCGACGGGCGGTTCAGCGGCATCGCCCTGGCGTGC
The sequence above is a segment of the Leifsonia williamsii genome. Coding sequences within it:
- a CDS encoding VOC family protein produces the protein MDQRITLVTLGVDDLARARAFYEDGLGWRPADAPDGVAFYQLPGMAFALWSREELAADARTPVDGRFSGIALACNQRSPEEVDAVLAAAATAGARILKPAEATPWGGYSGYFADPDGHVWEVAHNPGWPLAADGTVTVGAGG